The genome window CGATGATCCGGCTGATAATACCACTACTTTAAGAAACCATAAATTTGATAACCTTGACGGTAACGTGCATGTGATAAGGCTTGCCGAGCTTTACCTGATCAGGGCGGAAGCTAATCTTCGGCTTTCAACAGCAACCGGAGATACACCGTTAAATGATATAAATGTTATAAGGACCCGTGCTAAATTAAGCCCTTTACTCACGGTAACCATTGACCAGATATTAACTGAAAGAGTGCATGAACTTTACTTTGAAGGCGGCTTCTTCTTCCATGATGGAAAAAGGACAGCACAAAAGATAGGCGCGCTTCCTTTTAACTCAGATAAGTTGGTTTTTCCAATACCAAAGCAGGAAATAAACGCTAACTCAAAGTTGGTTCAAAACCCGGGTTACGGTAATTAATGTTATACTTTAAATAAGAATAAGCGGGGTCTTAACGGATCCCGCTTTTTTTTGACTATTTATTTATCGCTAAAATATTATTGCAAAAGATTTGTAAATTACTACCAATATTATCAGAACAATGAAGAAAAGCATTTTACTTGCCATCCCGTTTTTTATCTCAACCGTTACCTACGCTCAAGCCGTAAAACCAATATTTAAACCTGCCGACTTTTTAAAAATTAAAAGCCTGAGCGAGCCCCGGGTTTCCCCTGATGATAAGTGGGTGGCCTATAGTCTTTCGGAGGTAGATACGGCAAAGGATGCCCGTGTTTCACATTTATGGATGCAAAGTCTTACCACTAATGAATCAATAGAACTTACCCACGGAGCGGATCCTGCATCAAACCCGCGCTGGAGTCCTGACGGCAGATACCTGGCTTTTCTTTCATCCCGCGACTCAAAAAATGCCTCGCAGGTTTGGCTGCTTGACCGAAGGGGAGGAGAGGCTAAAAAATTAACTGATATTAAAGGAGATTTGAACGACTATTCATGGTCGCCCGATTCGAAACAATTACTGCTGGTTATTGAAGACCCGGAAAGTAAGGCCAAAGAGGAACCAAAAAATCCGCTACCCGTAAGGATTGACAGGTATCATTTTAAACAGGATATCGAAGGCTATTTAAAACACCAGTACACGCATTTGTATCTTTTTAATATAGAGGCGAAAAAGCTCGATACCTTAACAAAAGGTAGTGCCGATGAGCAATCGCCGGAGTGGTCGCCCGATGGGAAAAGGATTGCCTTTGTAAGCAACCGCACACCCGAGCCGGAACGTGACGATAATTCAGATATCTTTACGATTGAAGCAAAGCCAAACGGACAGCTCACCCAGCTGACCACTTGGAAGGGCCACGATATCGGTCCCAAATGGAGCCCTGATGGTAAACATATCGCTTATTTACGTTCAACCGCAGGGGAACATTATACCATATATGACCAGGATTTGCTATGTATAATGGATGCCGACGGGAGTAACAGCAAGGTAATTACACAACAAATGGACAGGCCGGTATCAACACCAGCATGGAGTAAGGATAGCAGGGAGATTGCTTTTTTAGTCAGTGATGATCGCAGGAGTTACCTGGCTAAATATGATGTTGATGCCAAGAGCATAAGTACAATAAACAGTGGTGATTATGGGATAGTAAACGTTGTTTCATACGCGACGGATAATTGGGTGGTTGAACTTAGTACCCCCTATATGCCAAACGAGCTATTTGCCGTAGAAAGTGGAAAGCTGCGAAAACTAACACATCACCAGAACTGGCTCCAGGAGTTTAAGCTGGCGCACGTGGAAGGCTTTCGCTCAAAAAGCAAGGATGGTACTTCCGTTTCGGGTTTATTATATACCCCTGATAGCATACATACGCAAAAACTTCCGTTCATACTTTTTATACATGGCGGCCCCGTTGATCAGGATGACTACACTTTTGATGCTACAAGGCAGATACTTGCAGGTGCCGGATACGCGGTAGCGGGGGTAAACTACAGGGGGAGCAATGGCCGCGGACTTAAATATATCAATGCGATAAATGCTGATTGGGGAAATAAAGAAGTAATTGATTTGTTAGGTGCTGTTGATGAGCTGGTTAAAAAAGGAATAGCAGATCCGGATCATTTAGGCATTGGCGGCTGGAGTTACGGCGGAATATTGACCGATTATACTATTGCTACGGATACCCGTTTTAAAGCAGGTGCCAGCGGTGCGGGCAGCGCGTTGCAAACCAGTATGTATGGTAGCGACCAGTATGTATTACAGTATGATAATGAATTGGGCCAGCCATGGAAAAACCAGGATAAATGGATAAAGTTATCATATCCTTTTTTTCATGCAGACAGGATTAAAACACCGGTTTTGTTTATGTCGGGGTTAAAGGATTTTAACGTACCAACAGCGGGAAGCGAACAAATGTACATGGCGCTTAAATCGCAAAATTTACCAACCGAACTTATCCTGTACCCCAATCAATATCATGGTATTACTGTACCCAGTTACCAGGTTGACAGGTTGCAGCGCTACATTGTGTGGTTTGACAAGTATTTGAAATAGCCGTTGCGGGGTGGCTGGTTTAAAAGGAATGGAAGTAAATTACGCTAAATAAGGTGAATTAGATATGGTTATTGATGAAACATGCTTATTATCAGTTAATTACATCTACTTATTTCGCGAATAAAGTGAAATGTGCTGATAATCAGCATGTTTCACTTTGTTCCGGGTGTTCCGCATGCAAAAATGGAACGCTCTTGCGACACTTATTTACTTCCGCTCACTTTAGTAACAGGCTCGTTTAGTTTATAGTTTAATCCCTTTGCTGTTTTCAAACTGTCCACGCCAACGGTATTTGCCATTTTTAGCGCCTGTAAGCCTTTGTAAGTTTTTTTCCAATCATCAGCAGATTCACGGGCAAGTTTAGCGGTATCAGCCTTGCTGTAAAAATTCAGGATGTTTTGTTTTAACGGTCGGGTAAGGTTATTAAACTTTGTGTCTTCCAAATTTTCCACCAATTTTGCATAAGTTTTATCCGCCAGTTTGTATTCTCCAATCATTGTGGGCTTACCGGTATCGTAATCAACATCTTGCAGGTTAAGTTTGCTGTGATGCAGTAATTCAAGCGCGTTATGGTAGTGTACCAACACGGTATCGAAACTGCGGATAAACAATTCCTCGCCTTTCGGCCCGGGATCCTTAAAGGTCAGCGCCTTTAATGGGCCAACCTTCGGTAAAATACTGATCAGGAATGCCACTGCCCGCTCGCCGAACGTGCCTTTAATTCTTGTGTTGCCAAACTCTTTAATGTAAGCTTTCTTTCTCATCTTATACCTAAACGTATGGCTGTTAGCGCTTGGGTTTGCTTTAAGAATATCATTTTTTCTTAGCTTCCATGCGGCGCGGGTAACCGTAGGCATTAAGCTTTTTACCGACCACCGATAAGTAGAAATGGCGAGGTCAAGATCTCCAAATACACTATTTACATCCTCGCCGTAGGTTTTCAAAAAAGCGCGTTCAAGTACCGGTTTAGCTACTTCAAAACCAATGAAATCATGATAAGCTTCGGGAGCATAATTACCTTTAGCAGTTTCTAAAACGTCAAAGGAAAGTTCCACTTTGCTGTGCGATGAATGGTCCTCTTCGTAAGTGACCACATTGCCGAATTTTTTAGCTATTTTAGGGTAAACAATTGGCACGGTATGGTTGGTACCAATGGAGTGACCATACTTATCAGCCATATAATGGCATAAGGTGCCAAGCGCGAAAGCATACTCATTTAAGTTCTGTGCTTCCTGCAGCATGTTCTCAACAAAATCACCGCTGCGTACATAATGAGAAAGATTTGTAAAATAAGTGCTGCCAAAAGGGAAGTACCCCATATCGGCCATCAGGCACCCGCCATAAGCATAACCGTGGGCTTTTTTTAAATCAGCGTCTGTAGCCTCCGGGTATTTCAGCTTTAACAATGGCCGGATACTTTTAGCCCAGCTGGCGTCAATCAGGGCTTCATGGGTTAAAACAGAGTAGGCCTTGACTTTGCCGGTGTACAATTGCAAAAAAATTACAAGTACTAACAACCTGTATAATACACGCATCTTCATTTATAATTTGGGCAGAGATAAACACAACTATTAAAAATGAAAAAGGTTTTAATACCCAATATATTTTGACGCTAAGAATTTGATTTATAATGTCAGCAAAATTACCGAAGCCGCTGCGGGGCAGGAGCTTCGGTAACAAGCCATGTTTTTCAGTAAGTAAATTAGTTCTGTTTAAGCTTTTCTGTTAGCTTGTTCTTCATCTCCTGTTCAAACGCCTGGTATTGTTGGTACTGATCTTTTGAAAAAACGTTTTGCAATTCACTGTCTTTTTGCTTTTGTAATGCCATAGCCTGTTTCATTTTTGAAAAACGCCCGTCGCTGCCTGTAATAATAGGCTGAATTTTTTTAGCGTATTTCAAATTTATCTCCCGGATTTTGGATACCTGGCCCGAGTCTAGCTTTAGCTTGCTCTTCATCATATTTGTTTGAAATTGTGCCCGCTCCTCAGGAGTGCTATCTTTCATATTTTTCGTGCCGGGCTGTGCATTGGTACGGCTTACGGTTGATAAGCTAATTGCTGCAATAAAAAGGATTACCAATAATTTACTGTTTGTTTTCATTTTGTTATGTTATTACCATTGAATAGTGTAAGCTGTACCACTGTTTAAAACTACGCTTGCTTTTTGACCGCCAAGGAAGGTTATGGTACCGTTAAAGTTAAACGTTTTTCCTGATGTTGATGTAGCGGTTATGGTAACAGCAGCTGTACCTGACACAATTTGTTGGGTTGACTTATTTACAACAATATTTGATGACGTTATTTTTATATTGCTGGTGAAGGTGTATTGCCGCGCAATTTTTGATGTTGTTGTACCAGTTCGGGTATAGGCTGAAGTAAATGAATACTGTGATGCCGAACCTTGCAAACCGGTTAGGACGAACGATCCCGCGCTTTTGTCATTTGATGAAATTCGTGGACCATCATAAACTCCTGTACCTGAAAAATTAAAAGCTAATTGAGATGGGAAAATCCCATTACAGGTTAACAAATAATTCCAGTTTAAATTATAGCTATAGGAAGGCGATGCCCCGGCGGCGCTCGATTTTACAATAGTTGAATCCTTTG of Mucilaginibacter xinganensis contains these proteins:
- a CDS encoding S9 family peptidase, whose amino-acid sequence is MKKSILLAIPFFISTVTYAQAVKPIFKPADFLKIKSLSEPRVSPDDKWVAYSLSEVDTAKDARVSHLWMQSLTTNESIELTHGADPASNPRWSPDGRYLAFLSSRDSKNASQVWLLDRRGGEAKKLTDIKGDLNDYSWSPDSKQLLLVIEDPESKAKEEPKNPLPVRIDRYHFKQDIEGYLKHQYTHLYLFNIEAKKLDTLTKGSADEQSPEWSPDGKRIAFVSNRTPEPERDDNSDIFTIEAKPNGQLTQLTTWKGHDIGPKWSPDGKHIAYLRSTAGEHYTIYDQDLLCIMDADGSNSKVITQQMDRPVSTPAWSKDSREIAFLVSDDRRSYLAKYDVDAKSISTINSGDYGIVNVVSYATDNWVVELSTPYMPNELFAVESGKLRKLTHHQNWLQEFKLAHVEGFRSKSKDGTSVSGLLYTPDSIHTQKLPFILFIHGGPVDQDDYTFDATRQILAGAGYAVAGVNYRGSNGRGLKYINAINADWGNKEVIDLLGAVDELVKKGIADPDHLGIGGWSYGGILTDYTIATDTRFKAGASGAGSALQTSMYGSDQYVLQYDNELGQPWKNQDKWIKLSYPFFHADRIKTPVLFMSGLKDFNVPTAGSEQMYMALKSQNLPTELILYPNQYHGITVPSYQVDRLQRYIVWFDKYLK
- a CDS encoding zinc dependent phospholipase C family protein → MKMRVLYRLLVLVIFLQLYTGKVKAYSVLTHEALIDASWAKSIRPLLKLKYPEATDADLKKAHGYAYGGCLMADMGYFPFGSTYFTNLSHYVRSGDFVENMLQEAQNLNEYAFALGTLCHYMADKYGHSIGTNHTVPIVYPKIAKKFGNVVTYEEDHSSHSKVELSFDVLETAKGNYAPEAYHDFIGFEVAKPVLERAFLKTYGEDVNSVFGDLDLAISTYRWSVKSLMPTVTRAAWKLRKNDILKANPSANSHTFRYKMRKKAYIKEFGNTRIKGTFGERAVAFLISILPKVGPLKALTFKDPGPKGEELFIRSFDTVLVHYHNALELLHHSKLNLQDVDYDTGKPTMIGEYKLADKTYAKLVENLEDTKFNNLTRPLKQNILNFYSKADTAKLARESADDWKKTYKGLQALKMANTVGVDSLKTAKGLNYKLNEPVTKVSGSK